One stretch of Pseudomonas fragi DNA includes these proteins:
- the rpmH gene encoding 50S ribosomal protein L34, whose translation MKRTFQPSTIKRARTHGFRARMATKNGRAVLSRRRAKGRARLAV comes from the coding sequence ATGAAACGTACTTTCCAACCAAGCACTATCAAACGCGCCCGCACTCACGGTTTCCGTGCTCGCATGGCTACTAAAAACGGCCGTGCAGTCCTGTCGCGTCGCCGCGCCAAAGGCCGTGCACGTCTGGCAGTTTGA